The Myxococcales bacterium genome includes the window AGGTTTGGCGCGGTCGCCGCGACGGCGTCGCAAAGGCGCCGCATTACTTCCAGTGCCATGGGCTCATACGCCGAATAGTCGAGCGCGACGATGCGGTTACCGCGGTTTTGATCGCGGACGTGCCCGATGAAAACAACCGTAGCGCCGGCGCCGGCGGCGGCGACCGCCTGCACACAGCGATCGACCGATAGGGGCACGTGGCACAAGGCGACGTGGTGCGGGCTCGCGGCCGCGTCGGTGCCGCCTGCGACGGGCGGAATGAGCGCGAGCTCGTCGCCATCGGCAAGCGTGGCGGTAGCCTCGACAAATGCGCGATTCACCGCAACGCGGCACGCGGGCAGCATGGCGGTTAGCAGCGGCTCGGCCGCGGCGAGCTGCGCCAGGGCGGCGGCCACGTTGGCGCCGGGCGGTAACTCGATGACGTCGCCGTCGCGACGCAGGCGCTCCTTTACCGCGGCGAAATATAAGATGTGGACGCGCATGCCGAGCATGTCGTAACGTGACGCGATGTCGTCCGCAAGCTATGCCGGTCATCGCCGGGGCGAGCTACCACCGAATTTTGCCGCCATCTACCGCGTGGTGCTTGCGGTGCCCAAAGGGCGCGTTGCCACGTACGGCCAGATTGGCGAGCTCGCGGGGTTTCCGCGCGGCGCGCGCGTCGCGGCCACGGCGCTGAAGGCCGCGGGCAGCCTTGGCGTCGCCGTGCCATGGCATCGCGTCATCGGCAAACGCGGCGCGTGGGGCAGGATTTCGATTCTCGACCCCATCGGCGCAGCCATCGCCAAGGGCCTGCTAGAAAAAGAGGGCGTGCGCTTTGATCAGCGCGACATGATTGACCTCAGCGTGTTTGGCCTCGCCGCAAAGGCAGTAGCCGCAACCAAGAAAAAAACGCCAGCGCGCCGACGCCCGACTATTGCACGTAGTCAGCCGGCGGCGCGTCGACGCTAGCCGGTGGTGGTGACTCAGCGCGATCGGCGGCCTCCATCACGCGTCGGCGCATGGCCTCGGCGTCGTCTGCGGTCATGGCCGCCGGATCGATGCGGGGCGCGTCGGTGGCCGCGCCAATCGTTGGGGCATCGGGCACGATAGCCGGTGCAACGGGCGCATCCGCGGGCACGATAGGTTGTAGTGGCGCCGCGGCCGCGTCTTGCGCAGATAGCGGCAGGTCCGGGCGTACCGGCGGGCGCGTGGGTTGCGTTTGGGGGGCGTCGCGATCGTCGTCGTCTAGGCTGGCTGCGCTGCAAGCCTCGGCGGGGCGACGTCCCATCTGACGCACCGTGCGAAACAATTCAATGTTGTTGTAGCCCTCCTTGTCGATCGGCGTACCGATAAACGCTTGGATGTTGCCGAACTTTTCTTCGCGCGCCTTAAGCTCGGGCGACAGCTTAAACTTGATGCAGCCCTTTACCTCCGACGCTGGAAATTCCGGCGCGAGCGCAATATCCAGCTCGATATCCGCATCGCCGTCGGCAGAGACCAGCTCGAATGACTTCACCTTGGCGTGGCCCTTGTCAAAGGCCAGCGCCAGCGAGAACGAATTGATGGTCAGCTGTGGCACGACGATGCCGTCGGCACCAAAGATGGCGTTCTTGCTGTTGGCGTTAGCACCTGGCTTAACGCGCGCGACGCCGTCGCCAACCGTGCACCCCACAACGCACGCAAGGGTTATGACACCGGACATCTTGGGAATGTCGATGGCGCGTTTTCCCTTGGTCGTATACGGCATGTGCAACGCGACCTTCGTATTGAGCTTGCCTCCGACGGGCAGGCCAACCGCCTCCGCAAGGCCTGGCACGCTGACCATCGGCACGCCCCGGCCATCGAGCGTAACCTCGACCGCCGCCTTGCTCAGTTCGACGTTGCCTTCGATCGTACCTCCGCCCATCGCGACGTCAAAGCCAAGGTCGAGGTTGCCGGTGATCGCGGCGAACATGCCGACTTGCAGATCTATGCGGTCGATGAAGATGACGCGGGGTACTTCGCCGACCTTGCTCGGGCGCGATTCTAACGCAACCTTGCGCAGGCTCATCCGCCCCGGCAAAAAGCCGCGATGCACCGAGCCAACGGTGACGTTATATTTGGCGGAAAGCGCGTCAACGACGCGGTCCTTCACGCGATCATAAGGAAAGGTCCACTGCAGAAAAAAGACCATCGAGATGACCGCCACC containing:
- a CDS encoding molybdenum cofactor biosynthesis protein MoaE gives rise to the protein MRVHILYFAAVKERLRRDGDVIELPPGANVAAALAQLAAAEPLLTAMLPACRVAVNRAFVEATATLADGDELALIPPVAGGTDAAASPHHVALCHVPLSVDRCVQAVAAAGAGATVVFIGHVRDQNRGNRIVALDYSAYEPMALEVMRRLCDAVAATAPNLRLAVEHRVGSLAIGDVAVVIATSAPHRAEAFAACRELIERLKQDVPIWKKEFGEAGEEWLGMGP
- a CDS encoding MGMT family protein; this translates as MSSASYAGHRRGELPPNFAAIYRVVLAVPKGRVATYGQIGELAGFPRGARVAATALKAAGSLGVAVPWHRVIGKRGAWGRISILDPIGAAIAKGLLEKEGVRFDQRDMIDLSVFGLAAKAVAATKKKTPARRRPTIARSQPAARRR
- the gspN gene encoding type II secretion system protein GspN, producing MWLLWGAVAVISMVFFLQWTFPYDRVKDRVVDALSAKYNVTVGSVHRGFLPGRMSLRKVALESRPSKVGEVPRVIFIDRIDLQVGMFAAITGNLDLGFDVAMGGGTIEGNVELSKAAVEVTLDGRGVPMVSVPGLAEAVGLPVGGKLNTKVALHMPYTTKGKRAIDIPKMSGVITLACVVGCTVGDGVARVKPGANANSKNAIFGADGIVVPQLTINSFSLALAFDKGHAKVKSFELVSADGDADIELDIALAPEFPASEVKGCIKFKLSPELKAREEKFGNIQAFIGTPIDKEGYNNIELFRTVRQMGRRPAEACSAASLDDDDRDAPQTQPTRPPVRPDLPLSAQDAAAAPLQPIVPADAPVAPAIVPDAPTIGAATDAPRIDPAAMTADDAEAMRRRVMEAADRAESPPPASVDAPPADYVQ